Proteins encoded together in one Paracidovorax wautersii window:
- a CDS encoding LysR family transcriptional regulator, translated as MRPLDLHTLKLFVAVCEHRNIARAAEQEAIVGSAVSKRLAQLEDTVGTPLLVRRRHGVAPTPAGETLLEHARDLLASVGRIERDMAAFATGIRGHVRMLVTASVMAESLAEDVAAFLHDPAHRDIQVSMEERVSPEVVRGIREGSASVGICWDAADLQGLETRSYRNDHLAIVAHPSHPVAQQPSVRFADVLEHEFVSMPALSAVQVLLARAAAVEGKTLAHRVFVSNFDAALRVVRANLAISVVPREVAQPFAAATGVRVVPLSDPWAQRRFAICFRDAAQLAPAARLLVQHLEGASLRMDGL; from the coding sequence ATGCGCCCCCTGGACCTGCATACCCTGAAGCTGTTCGTCGCCGTCTGCGAACACCGCAACATCGCTCGCGCGGCCGAGCAGGAGGCCATCGTCGGGTCGGCCGTGAGCAAGCGGCTGGCGCAGCTGGAGGACACGGTGGGCACGCCGTTGCTGGTGCGCCGGCGGCACGGCGTCGCCCCCACGCCCGCAGGCGAAACGCTGCTGGAGCATGCACGGGACCTGCTGGCCAGCGTGGGCCGTATCGAGCGTGACATGGCCGCCTTCGCCACCGGCATCCGCGGCCACGTGCGCATGCTGGTCACTGCGTCGGTGATGGCCGAGTCGCTGGCGGAGGACGTGGCCGCCTTCCTGCACGACCCGGCGCACCGCGACATCCAGGTGAGCATGGAAGAGCGGGTGAGCCCGGAAGTGGTGCGCGGCATCCGCGAAGGCAGCGCGTCCGTCGGCATCTGCTGGGATGCGGCCGACCTGCAGGGCCTGGAGACGCGCAGCTACCGCAACGATCACCTGGCCATCGTCGCGCACCCCAGTCACCCGGTCGCGCAGCAGCCCAGCGTGCGCTTTGCCGACGTGCTGGAGCACGAGTTCGTCAGCATGCCGGCGCTCAGCGCCGTGCAGGTGCTGCTGGCCCGGGCTGCGGCGGTCGAGGGCAAGACGCTGGCGCATCGGGTGTTCGTCTCCAACTTCGACGCGGCCCTGCGCGTGGTACGCGCCAACCTGGCCATCAGCGTGGTGCCGCGCGAGGTCGCCCAGCCGTTTGCCGCAGCCACCGGCGTGCGCGTGGTGCCGCTGAGCGACCCGTGGGCGCAGCGGCGCTTCGCCATCTGCTTTCGCGACGCGGCCCAGCTGGCGCCGGCCGCCCGGCTGCTGGTGCAGCACCTGGAGGGCGCCTCGCTGCGTATGGACGGGCTCTAA
- a CDS encoding helix-turn-helix domain-containing protein, translated as MSSKENAAINQLFEKLECRYALRVLWALRDGHPQTFRLLQDSVGGITPNTLNTRIKELREAGLLDHGSDGYTVTPSGVDLLKRLSDVQAFATRWVAARVKK; from the coding sequence ATGAGCTCCAAGGAAAACGCCGCCATCAACCAGCTGTTCGAGAAGCTCGAATGCCGCTATGCGTTGCGCGTGCTGTGGGCCCTGCGCGATGGCCACCCCCAGACCTTCCGTCTGCTGCAGGACAGCGTGGGCGGCATCACGCCCAACACCCTCAACACCCGCATCAAGGAATTGCGCGAAGCCGGCCTGCTGGACCACGGCAGCGACGGCTATACCGTGACGCCCTCCGGTGTCGACCTGCTCAAGCGCCTCTCGGACGTGCAGGCCTTCGCCACCCGCTGGGTCGCTGCCCGCGTCAAGAAATAA
- a CDS encoding FKBP-type peptidyl-prolyl cis-trans isomerase, producing the protein MAFTTTPSGLQYEDTVVGEGAEATRGHHVRVHYTGWLYNDGQQGAKFDSSRDRNDPFEFGLGAGMVIKGWDEGVQGMKIGGQRTLIIPAALGYGARGAGGVIPPNATLKFDVELLGVGG; encoded by the coding sequence ATGGCATTCACCACCACCCCCTCCGGCCTGCAGTACGAAGACACCGTCGTCGGCGAAGGCGCCGAAGCCACGCGCGGTCACCATGTGCGCGTGCACTACACCGGCTGGCTCTACAACGACGGCCAGCAAGGCGCCAAGTTCGACTCCAGCCGCGACCGCAACGATCCCTTTGAATTCGGCCTGGGCGCCGGCATGGTCATCAAGGGCTGGGACGAAGGCGTGCAAGGCATGAAGATCGGTGGCCAGCGCACCCTCATCATCCCCGCGGCCCTGGGCTACGGTGCCCGCGGCGCCGGCGGGGTGATTCCTCCCAATGCCACGCTGAAGTTCGACGTGGAACTGCTGGGCGTGGGCGGCTGA
- a CDS encoding VC_2705 family sodium/solute symporter, with the protein MPEDAARAYARRLHRFLVLYVLGVLGFLAAMAWAESRGLSRHWIGPIFLFLTVMVYAGIGVYGRTTDPEEYYVAGRRIPPVYNGMAAAADWMSAASFISLSGALYLQGFSGLPAQAGGLAYLLGWTGGFVLVAVLIAPHLRAMNLYTIPDFFQVRFGGRWPRVIAALAAVLCSFTYVVAQIYGIGLIASRLTGVQFEIGIMLGLGGVLLCSFLGGMRAITWTQVAQYVVILLAFMIPVSWLAYKQLGNPMAAAVYGAQIGKITEMEEALLGSPAEHQVIETYLRRAREYEARLQDVGAALEREREAARERVQQLRASNADVGLIVAASRELASMPRDEATARERWTREMRDNYERAKPLGGLPAHSQAFAGDPDGTPQEQQDYQNARRNFLALMFCLMVGTAGLPHLLTRYYTAPSVAGARSSVAWSLFFIALLYLSAPALAVLVKYEVMSNLVGSSFDALPNWMAQWARVDTSLLSVEDVNGDGVLQFAEIRFGADLIMLATPELGGLPYVVSGLVAAGGLAAALSTADGLLLTISNALVRDLYFQESRRKATAEQRVILSKFMLLTVALIAAFVAALKPSEILPMVSASFSLAASAFVPVMVLGIFWRGTTRQGAVAGMLSGLAVTVYYMLSHVDGVRALVPGLLLVDNLWFGIQPISAGVFGVPMGLAVACVVSVFTRSGAAPASGPAAGGRAL; encoded by the coding sequence ATGCCTGAAGACGCCGCGCGCGCCTACGCACGGCGGCTGCACCGCTTTCTGGTGCTGTATGTGCTCGGTGTGCTGGGGTTCCTGGCCGCCATGGCGTGGGCCGAATCCCGGGGGCTGTCGCGCCACTGGATCGGGCCGATCTTCCTGTTTCTCACCGTGATGGTGTACGCCGGCATCGGCGTGTACGGCCGCACGACGGACCCGGAGGAGTATTACGTCGCGGGCCGGCGCATCCCGCCGGTCTACAACGGCATGGCGGCCGCGGCGGACTGGATGAGCGCCGCTTCTTTCATCAGCCTTTCCGGCGCGCTCTACCTGCAGGGCTTCTCGGGGTTGCCGGCGCAGGCCGGCGGGCTGGCCTATCTGCTGGGCTGGACGGGCGGCTTCGTGCTCGTGGCCGTGCTCATCGCGCCGCACCTGCGGGCGATGAATCTCTACACCATTCCGGATTTCTTCCAGGTGCGGTTCGGGGGGCGCTGGCCCCGCGTGATCGCGGCACTGGCGGCGGTGCTGTGTTCCTTCACCTACGTGGTCGCGCAGATCTACGGCATCGGGCTGATCGCCTCGCGCCTCACAGGCGTGCAGTTCGAGATCGGCATCATGCTCGGCCTGGGCGGCGTGCTGCTGTGCTCGTTCCTGGGCGGCATGCGGGCCATCACGTGGACGCAGGTGGCGCAGTACGTGGTGATCCTGCTGGCGTTCATGATTCCCGTCTCATGGCTGGCCTACAAGCAACTGGGCAATCCGATGGCGGCGGCGGTGTACGGCGCGCAGATCGGCAAGATCACCGAGATGGAAGAGGCGCTGCTCGGGTCGCCCGCCGAACACCAGGTGATCGAAACCTACCTGCGGCGCGCCCGCGAGTACGAGGCGCGGCTGCAGGACGTCGGCGCGGCGCTGGAGCGCGAACGCGAGGCCGCGCGCGAGCGGGTACAGCAGCTGCGCGCGAGCAATGCCGACGTGGGCCTGATCGTCGCCGCCAGCCGCGAGCTGGCCTCCATGCCGCGGGACGAGGCGACCGCCCGCGAGCGCTGGACGCGCGAGATGCGCGACAACTACGAGCGGGCCAAGCCGCTGGGCGGGCTGCCGGCGCACAGCCAGGCCTTTGCGGGCGACCCGGACGGCACGCCGCAGGAGCAGCAGGATTACCAGAACGCGCGCCGCAATTTTCTCGCGCTGATGTTCTGCTTGATGGTCGGCACGGCCGGCCTGCCGCACCTGCTCACGCGCTATTACACGGCGCCGTCCGTGGCGGGGGCGCGCTCGTCCGTGGCCTGGTCGCTGTTCTTCATCGCGCTGCTGTACCTCAGCGCGCCCGCGCTGGCGGTGCTGGTGAAGTACGAGGTCATGAGCAATCTGGTGGGCAGCAGCTTCGACGCGCTGCCCAACTGGATGGCACAGTGGGCGCGGGTGGACACGTCGCTGCTGTCGGTGGAGGACGTGAACGGCGACGGGGTGCTGCAGTTCGCCGAGATCCGCTTCGGGGCGGACCTGATCATGCTGGCCACGCCCGAGCTGGGCGGGCTGCCCTACGTGGTCTCGGGCCTGGTGGCCGCGGGTGGTCTGGCGGCGGCGCTGTCCACGGCCGATGGCCTGCTGCTCACCATCAGCAATGCCCTGGTGCGCGACCTGTACTTCCAGGAGAGCCGTCGCAAGGCCACGGCGGAGCAGCGCGTGATCCTGTCCAAATTCATGCTGCTCACCGTGGCGCTCATCGCGGCCTTCGTGGCCGCGCTCAAGCCGTCCGAGATCCTGCCCATGGTGTCGGCCTCTTTCTCGCTGGCGGCATCGGCGTTCGTGCCGGTCATGGTGCTGGGCATCTTCTGGCGCGGCACCACGCGCCAGGGGGCGGTGGCGGGCATGCTCTCGGGGCTGGCCGTCACCGTGTACTACATGCTGTCGCATGTGGACGGCGTGCGGGCCCTGGTGCCCGGGCTGTTGCTGGTGGACAACCTCTGGTTCGGCATCCAACCGATTTCCGCGGGGGTGTTCGGGGTGCCGATGGGTCTGGCCGTAGCCTGCGTGGTGAGCGTGTTCACCCGGTCGGGTGCAGCGCCGGCCAGTGGGCCGGCCGCCGGAGGCCGGGCGCTGTAG
- a CDS encoding DUF4212 domain-containing protein — protein MAHPSLQHRTTEEGAPIGTPFPPDLHDARHLWLKAGLLVVWALVSFGACYFARDLQWPVGPWPLGYWMAAQGAVLMFIALVFLYCWAMNRFERQDARAAAARAAASRDA, from the coding sequence ATGGCGCATCCGTCCCTGCAGCACCGGACCACGGAAGAGGGCGCCCCGATCGGCACGCCTTTTCCGCCCGATCTGCACGATGCGCGGCACCTCTGGCTGAAGGCCGGGCTGCTGGTGGTCTGGGCGCTGGTCTCCTTCGGTGCCTGCTACTTTGCGCGCGACCTGCAGTGGCCGGTGGGCCCCTGGCCCCTGGGCTACTGGATGGCAGCCCAGGGCGCAGTGCTGATGTTCATCGCCCTGGTGTTCCTCTATTGCTGGGCCATGAACCGCTTCGAGCGGCAGGACGCGCGTGCCGCAGCGGCCCGTGCCGCGGCGTCACGCGATGCCTGA